One segment of Gopherus flavomarginatus isolate rGopFla2 chromosome 8, rGopFla2.mat.asm, whole genome shotgun sequence DNA contains the following:
- the PCDH19 gene encoding protocadherin-19 isoform X4, translated as MDILLPVLLALLWTGAGALINLKYSVEEEQRAGTVIANIGKDAREAGFVLDPRQPAAFRVVSNSAPHLVDINPGSGLLVTKQKIDRDLLCRQSPKCVISLEVMSSSMEICVIKLEIKDLNDNAPSFPTDQIELEISETASPGTRVPLESAYDPDSGSFGVQSYELTPNDLFGLETKTRGDGSRFAELVVERSLDRETQSHYSYLLTALDGGDPPNFGTVELSIRVIDSNDNNPLFEEPAYAVSVPENAPPGTPLLRLNASDPDEGTNGQVLYSFHSYVSERARQLFHLDPQSGLLSVSGAVDYEEGHSYELDVQAKDLGPNSIPAHCKVTVSVQDANDNPPLINLLSVNSELVEVSESAPPGYVIALVRVSDRDSGANGRVQCKLLGNVPFRLQEYESFSTILVDGRLDREQRDQYNLTIQARDNGVPSLQATKSFTVKITDENDNHPHFSKPYYQVIVQENNTPGAYLLSVSARDPDLGLNGSVSYQIVPSQVRDMPVFTYVSINPNSGDIYALRSFNHEQTKAFEFKVLAKDGGSPSLQSNATVRVIVLDVNDNTPVITAPPLVNGTAEVYIPRNAGVGYLVTVIKADDYDEGENGRLSYEMADGDRGFFEIDQFNGEIRTTRAFGENAKTTYELIVVAHDHGKTSLSASALILIYLSPALDAQESIGSVNLSLIFIIALGSIAAILFVTMIFVAVKCKRDNKEIRTYNCRIAEYSYGHQKKSSKKKKISKNDIRLVPRDVEETDKMNVVSCSSLTSSLNYFDYHQQTLPLGCRRSESTFLSVENQNTRNTGSNHVYPHTFTGQSPQQPDLIINGMPLPETENYSFDSNYVNSRAHLIKRSN; from the exons ATGGATATTCTTCTCCCCGTCCTGCTCGCCTTGCTGTGGACCGGGGCAGGAGCCCTGATTAACCTGAAGTACTCGGTGGAGGAGGAGCAGCGCGCCGGCACGGTGATCGCGAACATCGGCAAGGACGCCCGGGAGGCTGGCTTCGTGCTGGACCCCCGCCAGCCCGCCGCCTTCCGGGTGGTCTCCAACTCGGCCCCGCACCTGGTGGACATCAACCCGGGCTCGGGCTTGCTGGTGACCAAGCAGAAGATCGACCGGGACCTGCTGTGCCGCCAGAGCCCCAAGTGCGTGATCTCGCTGGAGGTGATGTCCAGCTCCATGGAGATCTGCGTGATCAAACTGGAGATCAAGGACCTGAACGACAACGCGCCCAGCTTCCCCACCGACCAGATCGAGCTGGAGATCTCGGAGACGGCCAGCCCGGGCACGCGGGTGCCGCTGGAGAGCGCCTACGACCCGGACTCGGGCAGCTTCGGCGTGCAGAGCTACGAGCTCACCCCCAACGACCTCTTCGGGCTGGAGACCAAGACGCGCGGCGACGGCTCCCGCTTCGCCGAGCTGGTGGTGGAGCGCAGCCTGGACCGCGAGACGCAGTCCCACTACAGCTACCTGCTCACGGCGCTGGACGGCGGCGACCCGCCCAACTTCGGCACGGTGGAGCTCAGCATCCGGGTCATTGACTCCAACGACAACAACCCGCTCTTCGAGGAGCCGGCCTACGCCGTCAGCGTGCCCGAGAACGCGCCGCCCGGcacgcccctgctccgcctcaaCGCCTCCGACCCCGACGAGGGCACCAACGGGCAGGTGCTCTACTCCTTCCACAGCTACGTGTCCGAGCGGGCGCGCCAGCTCTTCCACCTGGACCCGCAGAGCGGCCTGCTCAGCGTCAGCGGCGCCGTGGACTACGAGGAGGGCCACAGCTACGAGCTGGACGTGCAGGCCAAGGACCTGGGGCCCAACTCCATCCCGGCCCACTGCAAGGTGACGGTCAGCGTGCAGGACGCCAACGACAACCCGCCCCTCATCAACCTGCTCTCGGTCAACAGCGAGCTGGTGGAGGTGAGCGAGAGCGCGCCGCCTGGCTACGTCATCGCCCTGGTGCGGGTCTCCGACCGTGACTCCGGGGCCAACGGGCGGGTGCAGTGCAAACTGCTGGGCAACGTGCCCTTCCGCCTGCAGGAGTACGAGAGCTTCTCCACCATCCTGGTGGACGGGCGGCTGGACCGGGAGCAGAGGGACCAGTACAACCTCACCATCCAGGCCAGGGACAACGGGGTGCCCTCCCTGCAGGCCACCAAGTCCTTCACCGTCAAGATCACTGATGAGAACGACAACCACCCCCACTTCTCCAAGCCCTACTACCAGGTCATTGTGCAGGAGAACAACACCCCCGGGGCCTACCTCCTGTCTGTCTCTGCCAGGGACCCTGACCTGGGCCTTAATGGCAGCGTTTCCTATCAGATTGTACCCTCCCAAGTCCGGGACATGCCTGTCTTCACCTACGTCTCCATCAACCCCAACTCTGGGGACATCTATGCCTTGAGGTCCTTCAATCACGAGCAGACCAAGGCCTTCGAGTTCAAGGTCTTGGCCAAAGACgggggcagcccctccctgcagagcaATGCCACCGTCAGAGTGATCGTCCTGGATGTCAATGACAACACCCCTGTGATAACTGCCCCACCTCTGGTCAATGGGACTGCAGAAGTGTACATCCCTAGGAATGCCGGGGTTGGCTACTTAGTGACAGTGATCAAGGCAGATGACTATGATGAAGGGGAGAATGGAAGACTGTCCTATGAAATGGCAGATGGGGATAGAGGATTTTTTGAAATAGATCAGTTCAATGGAGAGATAAGGACCACCAGAGCATTTGGGGAGAATGCAAAAACTACTTATGAACTGATTGTGGTGGCGCATGATCATGGAAAAACATCACTCTCAGCTTCTGCCTTGATTTTGATATACCTATCCCCAGCTCTCGATGCCCAGGAATCTATAGGATCTGTTAACTTGTCACTGATTTTCATTATTGCCCTGGGTTCTATTGCTGCCATTCTTTTTGTCACCATGATCTTTGTTGCAGTCAAGTGTAAAAGAGATAACAAGGAAATAAGGACCTACAACTGCAG AATTGCAGAGTACTCCTATGGGCATCAAAAGAAATCaagcaagaagaaaaaaatcagcaaGAACGATATCCGGCTGGTACCACGGGATGTAGAGGAAACAGATAAAATGAATGTGGTGAGCTGCTCTTCCCTTACTTCATCTCTCAACTATTTCGACTATCATCAGCAGACCTTGCCACTGGGCTGCCGCAGATCTGAAAGTACCTTCCTCAGTGTGGAGAATCAGAACACTAGGAACACAGGCTCCAACCATGTTTATCCCCACACCTTCACCGGGCAGAGTCCCCAGCAACCAGATCTGATCATCAATGGAATGCCATTGCCAGAG
- the PCDH19 gene encoding protocadherin-19 isoform X3, protein MDILLPVLLALLWTGAGALINLKYSVEEEQRAGTVIANIGKDAREAGFVLDPRQPAAFRVVSNSAPHLVDINPGSGLLVTKQKIDRDLLCRQSPKCVISLEVMSSSMEICVIKLEIKDLNDNAPSFPTDQIELEISETASPGTRVPLESAYDPDSGSFGVQSYELTPNDLFGLETKTRGDGSRFAELVVERSLDRETQSHYSYLLTALDGGDPPNFGTVELSIRVIDSNDNNPLFEEPAYAVSVPENAPPGTPLLRLNASDPDEGTNGQVLYSFHSYVSERARQLFHLDPQSGLLSVSGAVDYEEGHSYELDVQAKDLGPNSIPAHCKVTVSVQDANDNPPLINLLSVNSELVEVSESAPPGYVIALVRVSDRDSGANGRVQCKLLGNVPFRLQEYESFSTILVDGRLDREQRDQYNLTIQARDNGVPSLQATKSFTVKITDENDNHPHFSKPYYQVIVQENNTPGAYLLSVSARDPDLGLNGSVSYQIVPSQVRDMPVFTYVSINPNSGDIYALRSFNHEQTKAFEFKVLAKDGGSPSLQSNATVRVIVLDVNDNTPVITAPPLVNGTAEVYIPRNAGVGYLVTVIKADDYDEGENGRLSYEMADGDRGFFEIDQFNGEIRTTRAFGENAKTTYELIVVAHDHGKTSLSASALILIYLSPALDAQESIGSVNLSLIFIIALGSIAAILFVTMIFVAVKCKRDNKEIRTYNCRIAEYSYGHQKKSSKKKKISKNDIRLVPRDVEETDKMNVVSCSSLTSSLNYFDYHQQTLPLGCRRSESTFLSVENQNTRNTGSNHVYPHTFTGQSPQQPDLIINGMPLPEHGLAPWKHCPPPAPPTLQKQTLLPQHHPVETAVGQRGRGGGRETAHIGKKKYSILFVRRSGL, encoded by the exons ATGGATATTCTTCTCCCCGTCCTGCTCGCCTTGCTGTGGACCGGGGCAGGAGCCCTGATTAACCTGAAGTACTCGGTGGAGGAGGAGCAGCGCGCCGGCACGGTGATCGCGAACATCGGCAAGGACGCCCGGGAGGCTGGCTTCGTGCTGGACCCCCGCCAGCCCGCCGCCTTCCGGGTGGTCTCCAACTCGGCCCCGCACCTGGTGGACATCAACCCGGGCTCGGGCTTGCTGGTGACCAAGCAGAAGATCGACCGGGACCTGCTGTGCCGCCAGAGCCCCAAGTGCGTGATCTCGCTGGAGGTGATGTCCAGCTCCATGGAGATCTGCGTGATCAAACTGGAGATCAAGGACCTGAACGACAACGCGCCCAGCTTCCCCACCGACCAGATCGAGCTGGAGATCTCGGAGACGGCCAGCCCGGGCACGCGGGTGCCGCTGGAGAGCGCCTACGACCCGGACTCGGGCAGCTTCGGCGTGCAGAGCTACGAGCTCACCCCCAACGACCTCTTCGGGCTGGAGACCAAGACGCGCGGCGACGGCTCCCGCTTCGCCGAGCTGGTGGTGGAGCGCAGCCTGGACCGCGAGACGCAGTCCCACTACAGCTACCTGCTCACGGCGCTGGACGGCGGCGACCCGCCCAACTTCGGCACGGTGGAGCTCAGCATCCGGGTCATTGACTCCAACGACAACAACCCGCTCTTCGAGGAGCCGGCCTACGCCGTCAGCGTGCCCGAGAACGCGCCGCCCGGcacgcccctgctccgcctcaaCGCCTCCGACCCCGACGAGGGCACCAACGGGCAGGTGCTCTACTCCTTCCACAGCTACGTGTCCGAGCGGGCGCGCCAGCTCTTCCACCTGGACCCGCAGAGCGGCCTGCTCAGCGTCAGCGGCGCCGTGGACTACGAGGAGGGCCACAGCTACGAGCTGGACGTGCAGGCCAAGGACCTGGGGCCCAACTCCATCCCGGCCCACTGCAAGGTGACGGTCAGCGTGCAGGACGCCAACGACAACCCGCCCCTCATCAACCTGCTCTCGGTCAACAGCGAGCTGGTGGAGGTGAGCGAGAGCGCGCCGCCTGGCTACGTCATCGCCCTGGTGCGGGTCTCCGACCGTGACTCCGGGGCCAACGGGCGGGTGCAGTGCAAACTGCTGGGCAACGTGCCCTTCCGCCTGCAGGAGTACGAGAGCTTCTCCACCATCCTGGTGGACGGGCGGCTGGACCGGGAGCAGAGGGACCAGTACAACCTCACCATCCAGGCCAGGGACAACGGGGTGCCCTCCCTGCAGGCCACCAAGTCCTTCACCGTCAAGATCACTGATGAGAACGACAACCACCCCCACTTCTCCAAGCCCTACTACCAGGTCATTGTGCAGGAGAACAACACCCCCGGGGCCTACCTCCTGTCTGTCTCTGCCAGGGACCCTGACCTGGGCCTTAATGGCAGCGTTTCCTATCAGATTGTACCCTCCCAAGTCCGGGACATGCCTGTCTTCACCTACGTCTCCATCAACCCCAACTCTGGGGACATCTATGCCTTGAGGTCCTTCAATCACGAGCAGACCAAGGCCTTCGAGTTCAAGGTCTTGGCCAAAGACgggggcagcccctccctgcagagcaATGCCACCGTCAGAGTGATCGTCCTGGATGTCAATGACAACACCCCTGTGATAACTGCCCCACCTCTGGTCAATGGGACTGCAGAAGTGTACATCCCTAGGAATGCCGGGGTTGGCTACTTAGTGACAGTGATCAAGGCAGATGACTATGATGAAGGGGAGAATGGAAGACTGTCCTATGAAATGGCAGATGGGGATAGAGGATTTTTTGAAATAGATCAGTTCAATGGAGAGATAAGGACCACCAGAGCATTTGGGGAGAATGCAAAAACTACTTATGAACTGATTGTGGTGGCGCATGATCATGGAAAAACATCACTCTCAGCTTCTGCCTTGATTTTGATATACCTATCCCCAGCTCTCGATGCCCAGGAATCTATAGGATCTGTTAACTTGTCACTGATTTTCATTATTGCCCTGGGTTCTATTGCTGCCATTCTTTTTGTCACCATGATCTTTGTTGCAGTCAAGTGTAAAAGAGATAACAAGGAAATAAGGACCTACAACTGCAG AATTGCAGAGTACTCCTATGGGCATCAAAAGAAATCaagcaagaagaaaaaaatcagcaaGAACGATATCCGGCTGGTACCACGGGATGTAGAGGAAACAGATAAAATGAATGTGGTGAGCTGCTCTTCCCTTACTTCATCTCTCAACTATTTCGACTATCATCAGCAGACCTTGCCACTGGGCTGCCGCAGATCTGAAAGTACCTTCCTCAGTGTGGAGAATCAGAACACTAGGAACACAGGCTCCAACCATGTTTATCCCCACACCTTCACCGGGCAGAGTCCCCAGCAACCAGATCTGATCATCAATGGAATGCCATTGCCAGAG